In Bacillus sp. FJAT-45037, the following are encoded in one genomic region:
- a CDS encoding anti-sigma factor, which produces MNKRECIHVLDYFNNTLDDREREEFESHLLECMDCQEQLAELSLIDEDISAIDSSLQPPRGMKKRVLGAVFEQEKENQSASHNIETFNPVPKKDESPNRTAKSRKPLWTLVTAAALLISVGTNLYTSNQLSNLEQEFAQIEAERDELVTIIDRTQDEPTQSTESLLTYTSLVNETETTIGAASIVENEQGRQLVVQVSDLPALTDTSVYQVWLIRDGTPYPTGSFVTNQTGQGAVTYSLTKEEDLGEAIAISLESQPNNTAPEGDIVTISDL; this is translated from the coding sequence ATGAATAAACGTGAATGCATACATGTGCTTGATTACTTCAACAACACATTAGATGATCGAGAACGAGAAGAATTTGAAAGTCATTTGTTAGAGTGCATGGATTGCCAAGAGCAACTTGCTGAGCTCTCTTTAATAGATGAGGATATATCAGCAATTGACTCGTCTCTTCAACCACCTAGAGGAATGAAGAAACGTGTTCTTGGGGCTGTTTTCGAGCAAGAAAAGGAAAATCAATCTGCATCTCATAATATAGAAACTTTCAACCCCGTGCCCAAAAAAGATGAGTCACCAAATCGGACGGCGAAGTCACGCAAACCGTTATGGACACTCGTTACAGCGGCAGCTCTTCTTATTTCGGTTGGGACGAATCTTTATACTTCTAATCAGTTATCGAATCTCGAGCAAGAATTTGCCCAAATCGAAGCTGAAAGAGATGAACTTGTTACGATAATTGATCGTACTCAAGACGAGCCTACTCAAAGCACCGAGTCACTCCTTACTTACACATCACTTGTTAATGAAACCGAGACAACGATCGGTGCTGCTTCTATCGTTGAAAACGAACAAGGCCGACAGCTTGTCGTTCAAGTAAGTGATCTCCCAGCATTAACTGACACGAGTGTTTACCAAGTTTGGTTGATTAGAGATGGCACTCCATATCCAACAGGCTCCTTCGTTACTAACCAAACGGGTCAAGGTGCCGTGACATATTCTCTAACAAAAGAAGAAGATTTGGGCGAAGCAATCGCAATCTCCCTTGAAAGCCAGCCTAACAACACAGCACCTGAAGGAGACATTGTAACCATCTCGGATCTTTAA
- a CDS encoding RNA polymerase sigma factor — protein MILKNDKQALEQLYDRYERILFSFIYRFTNDNGLTEEVMQDVFIKIWQKKAHYDSSKGKFSSWLLTIARNASIDQIRKRKLTEVEYDVRDSREDPHLVEDIVEQKEDQQIVQEALKKLPNDQAKIVRLFYFEGETQKTISERCGIPLGTVKGRIRLALGHLRKQLSRGNGRGDIYE, from the coding sequence TTGATTCTAAAGAATGATAAACAAGCCCTAGAACAGTTGTATGATCGATATGAGCGAATACTATTTTCCTTTATTTATCGCTTCACAAACGACAACGGGCTGACCGAAGAAGTGATGCAAGATGTATTTATAAAAATATGGCAAAAAAAAGCTCATTATGATTCTTCAAAAGGTAAATTTTCTTCTTGGCTACTAACGATTGCACGAAATGCCTCTATTGATCAAATAAGAAAAAGAAAACTGACCGAAGTTGAATACGACGTACGAGATAGCAGAGAAGACCCTCATCTCGTCGAAGACATCGTTGAACAGAAAGAAGACCAACAAATAGTTCAGGAAGCTCTCAAAAAGTTACCTAATGACCAAGCAAAAATTGTTCGCCTCTTTTACTTTGAAGGGGAAACACAAAAGACAATATCAGAAAGATGCGGCATCCCTTTAGGTACTGTTAAAGGTAGGATTAGGCTTGCCTTAGGTCACCTTAGAAAACAATTAAGCCGGGGAAATGGAAGAGGCGATATTTATGAATAA
- a CDS encoding SDR family oxidoreductase, protein MNRLKSLAIITGVSRQRGIGAAIAKAFAEQGIDLFLTYWKAYDDELNLPTEQDDLRKIKEEVSSHDVNIYQFELDLSKPSSSKDLFDKVKEVYDRPATILVNNACCSINASIKTLTPELLDRHYEINIRATTLLVAQFAKELLTNGRIINLTTGWNKGTMPDELPYVLTKSAIDTLTYTLAPTLAKQRITINAINPGPTDTGWMTNEIKEHLLQRFPQGRIGNPNDVAKLATFLASPEAEWVTGQIIHSEGGFINSDG, encoded by the coding sequence ATGAATCGATTGAAATCACTTGCGATAATTACAGGTGTCAGTCGTCAAAGAGGCATTGGTGCAGCAATTGCAAAAGCTTTCGCAGAGCAAGGCATTGACCTTTTTCTCACCTATTGGAAAGCCTATGATGACGAGTTGAATTTACCGACAGAACAAGATGACTTACGTAAAATAAAAGAAGAGGTATCCTCTCACGACGTTAATATTTATCAATTTGAATTAGATTTATCAAAGCCTTCTTCCTCTAAGGATCTTTTCGATAAAGTGAAAGAGGTTTATGATCGACCTGCTACTATTTTAGTTAATAACGCATGCTGCTCCATAAATGCCTCAATAAAAACATTGACGCCAGAACTACTCGATCGTCATTATGAAATCAATATTCGTGCGACAACTCTACTTGTGGCTCAATTCGCTAAAGAATTACTAACAAACGGGAGGATTATAAATCTGACCACAGGTTGGAATAAAGGAACGATGCCAGATGAATTGCCTTATGTCCTTACAAAGTCCGCCATCGATACGTTAACCTACACTCTCGCTCCAACTTTAGCCAAACAAAGAATTACCATTAACGCGATTAACCCAGGTCCAACAGACACGGGCTGGATGACAAATGAGATTAAAGAACATCTTCTCCAAAGGTTTCCCCAAGGACGGATCGGTAACCCCAATGATGTAGCTAAATTAGCGACTTTTTTAGCAAGCCCAGAGGCAGAATGGGTAACTGGTCAAATTATTCATTCTGAGGGAGGATTTATTAATAGTGATGGTTGA
- a CDS encoding TetR/AcrR family transcriptional regulator yields MARKKKVDEQELMDVTGELLLQVGYDKINFKLVAYELGVGRSTIYEYYANKEELVAEHLSRLMTLITKRLDQLKDEDQPLIYLHKVIQLLIDSSNVLFILEVASSINNTVSDTVAFKIGTVQTQYDWLFQKISDCFERSDRQGLLRQDISALMKTNILLKIIYTQKDVDVSNEKWSEILFSILLEGLTKPKN; encoded by the coding sequence ATGGCTAGAAAGAAAAAAGTTGATGAACAAGAGCTAATGGACGTGACTGGAGAACTACTTTTGCAGGTAGGTTATGATAAAATAAATTTCAAATTAGTTGCTTATGAACTAGGTGTCGGTAGAAGCACAATCTATGAGTATTATGCAAATAAAGAAGAGTTAGTCGCAGAACACCTCAGTCGTTTAATGACTCTCATAACCAAACGTTTAGATCAACTTAAGGATGAGGACCAGCCATTGATTTATTTGCATAAAGTCATCCAACTTTTAATTGACTCATCGAATGTGTTATTTATATTAGAGGTGGCCTCTAGTATAAATAACACAGTCTCTGATACTGTTGCTTTCAAGATCGGTACAGTGCAGACACAGTATGATTGGCTCTTCCAAAAGATATCTGACTGTTTTGAGCGATCCGATCGACAAGGGCTTTTGAGACAAGACATCTCTGCCTTGATGAAAACGAATATCCTTCTAAAGATCATCTACACTCAAAAGGATGTGGATGTTAGTAATGAAAAATGGTCAGAGATCTTATTTTCAATCCTTCTTGAAGGATTAACAAAGCCAAAAAACTAG
- a CDS encoding PP2C family protein-serine/threonine phosphatase, with protein MDQFLICINQQFEITNWNNVFKKQTSLSEAILYKSDFRSFILDSEKMKLITCIKESSDTGQATSLLQMRWPSEELSTLYKCTLCSIRNLNEELTMITGERHDQIVRCKDELTRAKEVQRSFLPSLYKDAFVEIQTVYQPAEVISGDSFFYVTEIEPGVLTDLYQEQHLMRGFLIDVMGHGLATGLTVSALHTLFSQEIRKGWKLEELVRHLNSIIDSYLPDAYYVAAIFFEFDFVKEQLKVVPAGIHYFYKQSCSEMQVFERASYALGMFKNVEFPAFTVEIQKEEEWYFLSDGFYEQNVVDVLKNECSLDEKVERLKQMRRIGPHQDDRSAVLIKVGD; from the coding sequence TTGGATCAATTCCTAATATGCATCAATCAACAATTTGAAATCACGAATTGGAACAATGTGTTTAAAAAGCAAACGTCGTTGAGCGAGGCCATTTTGTATAAGAGCGATTTTCGTTCGTTTATTTTAGACTCTGAAAAGATGAAGTTGATTACGTGTATAAAGGAAAGTTCTGACACGGGTCAGGCAACTAGTCTATTACAAATGAGATGGCCAAGTGAAGAGCTCAGCACGCTCTATAAATGTACATTATGTAGTATTCGAAATCTAAATGAAGAATTAACTATGATTACAGGGGAGCGACACGACCAAATCGTTCGGTGCAAGGATGAATTAACTCGAGCGAAAGAAGTCCAAAGGTCATTTCTACCGTCTCTGTACAAAGATGCTTTTGTCGAGATTCAAACAGTCTATCAACCAGCCGAAGTAATTAGCGGAGATTCTTTTTTCTACGTAACTGAAATAGAACCGGGTGTTTTAACAGATTTGTATCAAGAACAACACCTCATGAGAGGGTTTTTAATTGATGTCATGGGCCACGGTCTGGCCACGGGGTTAACTGTTTCCGCATTACATACGTTGTTTTCACAAGAAATACGTAAAGGATGGAAGTTAGAAGAACTAGTGAGGCATTTGAATTCGATTATTGATTCTTATTTACCGGATGCTTATTATGTGGCAGCCATCTTTTTTGAGTTTGATTTTGTGAAGGAGCAGTTGAAAGTTGTCCCTGCAGGTATTCACTATTTTTATAAGCAGTCATGTTCAGAAATGCAAGTGTTTGAACGAGCAAGCTATGCACTAGGGATGTTTAAAAATGTTGAATTTCCGGCATTTACTGTAGAGATTCAAAAAGAGGAAGAATGGTATTTTCTTTCCGATGGATTTTACGAGCAAAACGTAGTCGATGTACTAAAGAACGAATGTTCATTAGATGAGAAAGTTGAACGGTTAAAACAAATGAGACGAATCGGGCCTCATCAAGATGATAGGTCAGCCGTCTTAATAAAGGTGGGCGACTAA
- a CDS encoding ATP-binding protein, producing the protein MKKEMRLEINSVDDFRQSRKDIRMVLHDLFPEDMSFEVAVNEAINNAFWHGAKEVLFPINILCRWNDDEMKVVVRDYGPGFDVEKWTQEKTKTQEKLRQAAHNLAENGRGIWMMQEMCDEILFSKGGQEVTLIKNRL; encoded by the coding sequence ATGAAAAAAGAAATGAGATTAGAAATCAATTCAGTAGACGATTTTCGTCAGAGTAGAAAAGATATCAGGATGGTTTTACATGATCTGTTTCCAGAGGATATGTCGTTTGAAGTAGCTGTTAATGAAGCGATCAACAATGCGTTTTGGCATGGAGCGAAGGAAGTGCTTTTTCCAATTAACATTTTATGTCGTTGGAACGACGATGAAATGAAAGTCGTTGTAAGGGATTACGGGCCAGGGTTCGACGTAGAGAAGTGGACACAAGAAAAAACAAAAACACAAGAGAAATTGCGACAAGCAGCACATAATTTAGCAGAGAATGGTCGAGGGATTTGGATGATGCAGGAAATGTGTGATGAGATTCTATTTTCAAAGGGTGGACAAGAAGTCACATTAATTAAGAATAGGTTGTAA
- a CDS encoding methyl-accepting chemotaxis protein: MVASITDVAVAAANASKNTKQVVKDAEVGKDSVVDASQALLELSALVQIAKDKAKSASMSSGTTIEYAENGVRHVTLTVECMERIQESTTNSEDVMGELSEYSNRIGQLTNTITGIAEQTNLLALNAAIEAARAGESGRGFAVVADEVRKLAEQTNHEAKEVREFVSKIAVGTEEALVSVQRSREDAQIGVQAVHQSGESIKYILEAVRKTASDVDQIANIANEEVASSDKIIELIDAVASTIERTATNSQDLSEYTMKTTDSLEQMKQQINELNSMTSQLKENVGKFNL, encoded by the coding sequence ATGGTGGCTTCAATTACGGATGTGGCGGTGGCTGCTGCGAATGCATCGAAAAACACAAAGCAAGTCGTAAAAGATGCTGAAGTTGGGAAGGATTCCGTTGTTGATGCCTCTCAAGCATTGCTTGAACTATCTGCGTTAGTTCAAATTGCAAAAGACAAAGCCAAATCAGCTTCAATGAGTTCAGGTACAACAATAGAGTATGCTGAAAATGGGGTTAGGCATGTCACTTTAACAGTTGAATGCATGGAGCGTATTCAAGAAAGTACAACGAATTCAGAAGATGTCATGGGAGAACTATCTGAGTATTCTAATCGGATTGGTCAGTTAACGAATACGATTACAGGAATCGCTGAACAAACGAATTTATTAGCCTTAAATGCTGCAATTGAAGCTGCACGTGCAGGTGAAAGTGGTCGAGGATTTGCTGTCGTGGCAGACGAGGTAAGAAAGCTTGCTGAACAAACAAATCATGAAGCGAAGGAAGTAAGAGAATTCGTTTCAAAGATTGCGGTTGGTACAGAGGAAGCTCTTGTATCGGTTCAGCGAAGTAGAGAAGATGCTCAGATAGGTGTTCAAGCGGTTCATCAATCAGGTGAATCAATAAAGTACATCCTAGAAGCAGTTCGTAAAACGGCTAGTGATGTGGATCAGATCGCCAATATTGCTAATGAAGAAGTTGCAAGTTCCGATAAGATCATTGAGTTGATTGACGCTGTAGCATCCACGATTGAAAGAACAGCGACAAATTCACAGGACCTATCGGAATATACAATGAAAACAACCGATTCATTAGAACAAATGAAGCAACAAATAAATGAATTAAATTCAATGACATCACAATTAAAAGAAAATGTAGGGAAATTTAATCTCTAA
- a CDS encoding STAS domain-containing protein, whose amino-acid sequence MGIQKMSQSGSELTIVLDGNIYVEEATSIRDQVYPFLQKGCHSFWFDMKHVEYIDSAGLGVLVTLHKRATENGGTVKVSNVSRQVKKMLELTRLQEVFEIES is encoded by the coding sequence ATGGGTATTCAAAAAATGAGTCAATCAGGTAGTGAGTTAACCATTGTACTTGATGGGAATATATATGTAGAAGAAGCAACGTCCATTCGTGATCAAGTATATCCATTTCTACAAAAAGGATGTCATTCGTTCTGGTTCGATATGAAACATGTTGAGTATATTGATAGTGCAGGGTTAGGAGTTTTGGTCACACTCCATAAACGGGCGACGGAGAATGGTGGGACAGTAAAGGTTTCCAATGTTAGTCGTCAAGTAAAGAAAATGTTAGAGTTAACGAGGTTGCAAGAGGTTTTTGAAATAGAGTCATAA
- a CDS encoding universal stress protein, which produces MFKQIVVAADGSEQSMKAVEKAIELAKGRETMVYVVYAVDSPTSKLDVLESWDSLGVSEKRMKRLLMIEQRARAEGIHYEVKVIRGEPVAVIVDFAKATGSDLLIIGSRGLNQLQQLVLGSVSHKVMKKATCPVLIMK; this is translated from the coding sequence ATGTTCAAACAAATTGTTGTAGCGGCAGATGGTTCAGAGCAGTCAATGAAAGCTGTAGAAAAAGCGATAGAGCTAGCCAAGGGCCGCGAGACAATGGTTTATGTCGTCTACGCAGTAGATAGTCCCACCTCTAAATTGGATGTTTTAGAGAGTTGGGATTCACTAGGTGTGTCAGAGAAACGCATGAAACGATTATTGATGATTGAGCAACGAGCACGAGCGGAGGGAATTCACTACGAAGTTAAAGTCATTCGAGGAGAGCCAGTCGCGGTCATTGTGGATTTCGCAAAGGCCACCGGTTCCGACCTACTCATCATAGGTAGTCGCGGTTTGAATCAACTGCAACAATTGGTACTTGGAAGCGTAAGCCATAAAGTTATGAAAAAAGCTACTTGCCCTGTTCTAATCATGAAATAA
- a CDS encoding BH0509 family protein encodes MSRKERENMIQFLTKIEGMQERKLMLMTDADVEHIYTRMYSMHDHN; translated from the coding sequence ATGAGCAGGAAAGAACGTGAAAATATGATTCAATTCCTTACGAAAATCGAGGGGATGCAAGAGAGAAAACTAATGCTGATGACAGATGCAGATGTAGAACATATTTACACAAGAATGTATAGTATGCATGACCATAACTAA